From Vibrio crassostreae, one genomic window encodes:
- a CDS encoding sodium:solute symporter family protein — protein MDIQTWTFILVGITFAVYIGIAIWARAGSTSEFYVAGGGVHPVANGMATAADWMSAASFISMAGIISFVGYDGAVYLMGWTGGYVLLALCLAPYLRKFGQFTVPDFIGERYYSKTARMVAVFCAIFVSFTYVAGQMRGVGVVFSRFLEVDINLGIIIGMGIVFFYAVLGGMKGITYTQVAQFCVLIFAFLVPAIFTSIMMTGNPLPQVGMGSTLSGTDVYLLDKLDGLTEELGFTAYTEGNKSMVDVFFICAALMVGTAGLPHVIIRFFTVPKVRDARISAGWALLFISLLYTTAPGVAAFARVNMIETINGPDMQGVAAADAPSWYKNWESTGLVGWEDKNGDGKMFYSGDERNEMKINRDIIVLASPELAKLPNWVVALLAAGGLAAALSTAAGLLLVISTSISHDLLKKGFRPNMTDKQELLAARLAAMVAIVGAGYLGINPPGFVAQVVAFAFGLAAASFFPAIILGIFYKKMNKEGAIAGMLSGIAFTASYIIYFKFINPAASTPENWWFGISPEGIGTLGMCLNFVVSIAVNKVTAEVPQDVQDMVENIRYPKGAGEAHDH, from the coding sequence ATGGATATTCAAACTTGGACGTTTATTCTCGTCGGTATTACTTTCGCGGTATATATCGGCATCGCAATCTGGGCTCGTGCAGGGTCTACGAGTGAGTTCTACGTTGCTGGCGGTGGTGTACACCCAGTGGCAAACGGCATGGCGACCGCCGCTGACTGGATGTCGGCAGCATCATTCATCTCAATGGCAGGTATCATCTCATTCGTTGGTTACGATGGTGCGGTTTACCTAATGGGTTGGACAGGTGGTTATGTACTACTTGCGCTATGTTTAGCACCTTACCTACGTAAGTTCGGTCAGTTTACGGTTCCTGATTTCATCGGTGAGCGTTACTACTCGAAAACAGCCCGTATGGTAGCGGTATTCTGTGCAATCTTCGTATCATTTACGTACGTTGCAGGTCAGATGCGTGGTGTAGGCGTTGTATTCTCTCGTTTCCTAGAAGTCGACATTAACCTAGGTATCATCATTGGTATGGGTATTGTGTTCTTCTACGCAGTGCTTGGTGGCATGAAAGGCATCACTTATACGCAGGTAGCTCAATTCTGTGTCCTCATTTTCGCCTTCCTTGTTCCAGCAATCTTTACGTCAATCATGATGACAGGTAACCCACTTCCACAAGTTGGTATGGGCTCTACGCTATCAGGCACAGATGTTTACTTACTTGATAAACTGGATGGACTCACCGAAGAACTCGGATTTACCGCCTATACCGAAGGTAACAAGAGCATGGTGGATGTATTCTTCATCTGTGCGGCTCTAATGGTAGGTACTGCGGGTCTTCCACACGTAATCATTCGTTTCTTCACTGTACCCAAAGTACGTGATGCTCGTATCTCAGCGGGTTGGGCTCTACTGTTCATCTCATTGCTATACACAACAGCACCAGGTGTTGCAGCATTCGCTCGTGTAAACATGATCGAAACAATCAACGGCCCTGACATGCAAGGTGTAGCAGCAGCAGACGCACCAAGCTGGTACAAAAACTGGGAAAGCACTGGCCTAGTTGGTTGGGAAGATAAGAACGGCGATGGCAAAATGTTCTACTCGGGCGATGAGCGCAACGAGATGAAGATTAACCGTGACATCATCGTACTGGCTTCTCCAGAGCTAGCGAAACTACCAAACTGGGTTGTAGCACTGCTTGCAGCCGGTGGCCTAGCAGCCGCACTATCAACTGCCGCAGGTCTACTACTGGTAATCTCTACGTCGATTTCACATGACTTGTTGAAGAAAGGCTTCAGACCAAACATGACCGACAAGCAGGAGCTGTTAGCCGCTCGTTTGGCAGCTATGGTCGCGATTGTAGGTGCAGGTTACTTGGGGATTAACCCACCAGGCTTCGTAGCACAGGTAGTAGCGTTTGCCTTCGGCTTAGCTGCAGCATCCTTCTTCCCAGCGATTATCCTAGGTATCTTCTACAAGAAGATGAACAAGGAAGGCGCAATTGCAGGTATGTTGTCAGGTATTGCCTTCACAGCAAGCTACATCATCTACTTCAAGTTCATTAACCCAGCAGCAAGCACACCTGAAAACTGGTGGTTTGGTATCAGCCCAGAAGGCATCGGTACGCTAGGTATGTGTCTAAACTTCGTAGTATCGATTGCTGTAAACAAAGTAACTGCTGAAGTACCACAAGATGTACAAGATATGGTTGAGAACATCCGTTACCCGAAAGGTGCTGGTGAAGCTCACGACCACTAA